In a genomic window of Gossypium arboreum isolate Shixiya-1 chromosome 9, ASM2569848v2, whole genome shotgun sequence:
- the LOC108457343 gene encoding uncharacterized protein LOC108457343: MKAFKVVQNVLQGSKYCETNLNGALHFNAMLYHCTSDSDKEVLPHEWYEKAFSKLTRLAHLLKDVDSVDGRLVNANDNSIIISDRIEHRMNAFKSLVRVLIGSPSVQQMLKKKISSFDCFGKPSEREPMIVNSLTLVSNVLNVTAQQRKLVRLTICPQVTQHRIWMGALEKILNELKLEIDLLNFQLPSKGTKMGKQIVSSCLKFLDESAVSYDFDSASWIRLSSAKVVDSPRKWEDVLEMFTDLINCLKSEKEWLYHLKTIEVMKEGVSQIRDVLVDNSIGYKDSRHQESLVQRKLSKTLGHSSRCLFTLLLYYLYGQVRDLEVDLCGAMCGNGIENRFTLCMGRVLTSNEEKMVWSGVKQLDRALGLFKFVWETAGMKGNLELQGHLWFVGPEERFFTYRGNAFFLHGISLGPKIISSKAL; the protein is encoded by the coding sequence ATGAAGGCTTTTAAAGTTGTTCAAAATGTTCTCCAAGGCTCAAAGTATTGTGAAACAAACCTAAATGGTGCTCTGCATTTTAATGCAATGTTATATCACTGCACAAGTGATTCCGACAAAGAGGTCTTACCTCATGAATGGTACGAAAAGGCGTTTTCAAAGTTGACAAGATTGGCCCACTTGTTAAAAGATGTGGATTCAGTTGATGGACGTCTTGTGAATGCAAATGACAATTCGATCATCATCAGTGATCGAATTGAACATAGAATGAATGCTTTCAAGTCACTTGTGAGAGTCCTTATTGGGTCCCCATCAGTTCAACAAATGCTAAAGAAAAAAATATCTTCATTTGACTGTTTTGGTAAACCTAGTGAAAGGGAGCCCATGATTGTGAATTCATTAACCTTAGTGAGCAATGTTTTGAATGTTACAGCTCAACAGAGGAAGTTGGTGCGTCTAACAATATGTCCTCAGGTTACACAACACAGGATATGGATGGGTGCCCTTGAGAAAATATTGAATGAACTGAAATTGGAGATTGATTTATTGAATTTCCAACTCCCAAGTAAAGGAACTAAGATGGGTAAGCAGATAGTTTCTAGCTGCCTTAAGTTCTTGGATGAGTCTGCTGTTTCTTACGACTTTGATTCTGCTTCATGGATTCGACTTTCGTCTGCAAAAGTTGTTGACTCTCCTCGCAAATGGGAGGATGTTCTTGAGATGTTTACTGATCTCATTAATTGCTTGAAGAGTGAGAAGGAATGGCTTTATCATTTGAAAACGATTGAGGTGATGAAAGAAGGTGTGTCTCAGATTAGGGATGTGTTAGTTGATAACAGTATTGGGTATAAGGATTCTAGGCACCAAGAAAGCCTTGTACAAAGGAAGCTATCTAAGACATTGGGACACTCGTCACGGTGCTTGTTCACACTTTTATTGTATTACCTCTACGGGCAGGTTAGAGATCTTGAAGTGGATTTGTGTGGAGCAATGTGTGGCAACGGTATTGAGAATAGGTTTACCTTGTGCATGGGAAGAGTTCTGACTTCAAATGAGGAGAAGATGGTTTGGAGTGGGGTTAAGCAGTTGGATAGGGCTCTGGGGTTATTCAAGTTTGTATGGGAAACAGCAGGTATGAAAGGGAATCTGGAGTTGCAAGGTCACTTATGGTTTGTAGGGCCTGAGGAGAGATTTTTCACATATCGAGGAAATGCCTTCTTTCTACATGGGATCAGTCTTGGACCTAAGATTATCTCGTCAAAAGCTCTATGA
- the LOC108455582 gene encoding uncharacterized protein LOC108455582 codes for MKEEETVKQYLDRIMAVVNSIRLFGEQFDEARIVEKVFSTSPERYEAKISSLEDSRDLASISLTELINALYAQKQRRASRMEEHQEGAFQAKTKSASSSSAYKGMKTSKNRPKPGAARGRDQLCRFCKRPGHPEAKCWFRPDAGRPGQNQTQYKNAEAQVAEDSSDHEEQVFAVSCSAGQKKGSKGWLLDSGCTDHMSPDATIFKTLDRSCKTKVKVGNGQFIKAEGKGDVLICTPTGNKVIQMCY; via the exons ATGAAAGAAGAAGAAACTGTCAAGCAGTATTTAGACAGAATAATGGCTGTAGTTAACAGCATAAGGCTCTTTGGTGAACAATTTGATGAGGCAAGGATTGTGGAGAAGGTGTTCTCTACCTCACCAGAAAGGTATGAAGCAAAAATATCTTCCTTAGAAGATTCAAGAGACCTAGCAAGCATCTCCTTAACTGAGCTCATCAATGCCCTCTATGCTCAGAAGCAAAGGAGAGCTAGCAGGATGGAGGAGCACCAAGAGGGTGCTTTCCAAGCAAAGACCAAGTCTGCTTCAAGTTCCTCAGCCTACAAAGGCATGAAGACCTCGAAAAACAGGCCTAAGCCTGGTGCTGCAAGAGGAAGAGATCAACTTTGCAGATTTTGTAAAAGGCCTGGTCATCCAGAAGCCAAATGCTGGTTCAGACCAGATGCT GGCAGACCTGGCCAGAATCAAACACAATACAAAAATGCTGAAGCTCAAGTGGCTGAAGACAGTAGTGACCATGAAGAGCAGGTCTTTGCTGTTTCATGCTCAGCTGGCCAAAAGAAAGGTTCAAAAGGCTGGTTGTTGGACAGTGGCTGCACTGACCACATGTCACCTGATGCAACCATCTTTAAGACTTTGGATAGAAGCTGCAAGACCAAAGTGAAAGTTGGTAATGGACAGTTCATAAAAGCTGAAGGAAAAGGGGATGTGCTGATATGCACTCCTACAGGCAATAAAGTCATCCAAATGTGCTACTAG